In one window of Kitasatospora sp. MMS16-BH015 DNA:
- a CDS encoding 1-acyl-sn-glycerol-3-phosphate acyltransferase yields MINLITKLVLKPLAKTVYRPVIEGLENVPRGGGVILASNHLSFVDSVVIPLTAPRQVFFLAKAEYFTGTGLKGALSRSFFEAINAVPVERGTYRSAQASLESALEILQDGKAFGIYPEGTRSLDGRLYRGKTGVAWLALTAGVPVVPVALEGPDQILPVGKRIPRLRKVTVRFGEPLHFTELHGQARNARARRQVTDEVMAAIQKLSGQETAETYNERPLAA; encoded by the coding sequence ATGATCAACCTCATCACGAAGCTCGTGCTCAAGCCGCTGGCGAAGACCGTGTACCGGCCCGTCATCGAGGGGCTGGAGAACGTGCCGCGCGGGGGCGGGGTGATCCTGGCCAGCAACCACCTGTCCTTCGTGGACAGCGTGGTCATCCCGCTGACCGCCCCCCGTCAGGTGTTCTTCCTCGCCAAGGCCGAGTACTTCACCGGCACCGGCCTCAAGGGCGCGCTCTCCCGCTCCTTCTTCGAGGCGATCAACGCCGTGCCGGTCGAGCGCGGCACCTACCGCTCGGCGCAGGCCTCGCTGGAGTCGGCGCTGGAGATCCTGCAGGACGGCAAGGCGTTCGGGATCTACCCCGAGGGCACCCGCTCGCTGGACGGCCGGCTCTACCGGGGCAAGACCGGCGTGGCCTGGCTGGCGCTGACCGCCGGGGTGCCGGTGGTGCCGGTGGCCCTGGAGGGCCCCGACCAGATCCTGCCGGTGGGCAAGCGCATCCCGCGCCTGCGCAAGGTCACCGTCCGGTTCGGCGAGCCGCTGCACTTCACCGAGCTGCACGGGCAGGCCCGCAACGCCCGGGCCCGCCGCCAGGTCACCGACGAGGTGATGGCCGCCATCCAGAAGCTCTCCGGCCAGGAGACGGCCGAGACCTACAACGAGCGTCCGCTGGCGGCCTGA